The genome window GGAGAAAACATGATTTAGTGTGTTTCATATTGTGGGATCAACATTACATATTGTTTAATAGGTCTGAAAGTAAATCACGGTCAGGTTCAGACCAAGGTCTGGCTGCTTTCAGGCAAGATCAAGTTCTGGCTTGATACAATTTGTTCACATTTTCATGTGCAGGATTTTACATATGGTCCTGATTCTGTCTTACCGCTCCATAACTATATGGCCCGTTGTACAGTATAAATCACACATGGCAAGTGATATAACAGACGAGAGTTTAGGAAAACACCATCCCATCGACACACCGACTTGAGAGTGACCCGATTTATTCCCGAATCAAAAATCAAAGCAGACGGGCCGTAAATCAACAAAGCCCGTGTTTTCGCCATTATCGAGAATATCTGCCTCCGAGTTGACGTCACTGCTTCAGACGCCTTGACCGAGGACGCCGACAGCTGTTGTGTAGGTCATTAGCGCCATTTGCCCCATAGATGAATGCAGATTGCAGAGTGTTCCTTTTCTTCTGGCCCCTGGCACCCCGTGTAGATGTTGATTTGTTACCATGGTGAGGAGTGCACAGACAGGCACTTCATGTCCCGCTAAACCCCTCGCTAAAGGCCTAATTATCACCTGTGGGGTTGAAGTGAGCCAGCTGAAATTCAGGAGGAGAGGTTCAAGAGTTTGACATGGTGCTTTGGATAATCAGAATAACAATAGGCCATAATTATGAACAACAGCTTCCGTCTGATGGAAGGTGTTGTGCGAGGCCTGGAATGCGGCGTTCTTAGATCTGCCTTTTTTATGAGTGAATCGGTGTCAGGACTAGGCCAGGCAACCCACCCCTTCTGCTCCCTATTACAGAGGCGTACAAAATGTTTACGGAGTGTGTCTTATCTTGTGCACTTTGGTCTTAAGTCGAGGTGCCCATGTTTTACATGCGTTTTCTCCAAGGTCGCGTCTACGTAGTTAGGATGTTAAAGTCTTTTGGAGTAAATTTTGTGTTTGGTAAATTAGTCTGGTCAAGGGtagaggaaaaataaagaaaagctATATACTCGTCCTAATGGGTCTAGCTGTTTTAGTGGCTAGCGGGCAGAGAGGTTGACTCCGTAATGGGCATGGCAGGATCAATGACGGCCATGGATTTAGGCTGAGATTTTCCCTTTTGATGAATGCAGTCAATAAGTAATTTCTCAGGAGATGGACTGCAGTTACAGTATTGAGTTAATACACTCTCTAGGCACGAACAAACGACGTGCCTTAATTTACCCATATTGATGAAGTTGGAGCTTTTCATGAAGAGACATGCTTAACGGGAGGTTAACTCGAGACAGACAAAACCATCCAATTCGGATATAAATTTAGGCGAACGTAATTCATAGCAAGTGCTTAGTTTAAAGTCAACCCGTAATTGGTCAGCCTGACCCAAAATGTATTTCAGTTTAATAGCCGGGATCCAAGATCAGTaccaaaatgaatatttcatatCTAAATGCTGCCGCTATTCGTCTGGATGGCGTAAAACTAATCAGGGGGTTGAAGTGAGGCCATTTCACACTCAATGGCCTGTTCATAAGCAGATGCTTTCGCAGTAACATTAGAGCACGGCTTAAAGTGCCGTTGTTGAAGACGGACTGGGATAGACTTCCATAGAGCTTTTTAAAAAGTGTGAAACCCACTCTTGGCATGACTTTAGTAATAATCTCTTGGGTTTATTTGAAGAGCGAGGAGGGGGGCTTCACTTACTCAAAAGTATTTATCTCTTCTGCTCCTGAATTTGAAGACAATTGCATTGATTCCATGAAGTGTCTAGCATTCccagacaaataaaatatgccTATAGGGTGAGGGCAGATGCAGAGTGTTTTTAGGGGAGATGAAATAAATGGGAGGATAGATGAAGAGGGTATTTTTTCTTCTTCCTTGCTTTTTTCTAAATCTGTCTAAAACCTAATTTATACAGTGGAAGATGCTAATCTTATCTCCCCTGATTGGACTTTATactatattcattttttatacgCAAATTATATGGAACATTTAggattgtttttctgtttgctaTCATGCGTAATGTAAATAACAAATGTCAAGTCGGTCCAAACCACACCCCGAATTAGTTTCAGCGAATCAACACTGTTTGTAGTTATTTCAATAAATggttatcatttacatttacgcatttagcagatgcttttatccaaagcgacatacattgcattatactatacgtTTGTGCAATCCCTgcgatcaaacccatgacctaggtgttgttagcgccatgctctaaccactgagctacaggaaagcttatcaTGGCCAGAGATTCACAGTAATCATATTAAGATGAtatatattgaaatgttttaaatgcaatagttcacccaaaaatgaagaatctgtcatcatttaccctcagattgttacaaacctgtatatatatttctttgttctgttgagcataacagtaaccaaacagatcgcATCCTCCATTTACTTCCATACTaggagatctgtttggttcctgacattattccaaatatcttttttgtttttagcagaacaaaaaaatgtatacaagtttggaacaatatgagaatgtgtaaatgatgacaacattatcatttttgggtgaactgcccctttaaataaataatgctatcagtcaaattaatctttaattttgtttattttgtgtttgctaTTTTTTTGCTAAGTGAATCACACTCAAAATGAGTGTAGGGaggcagagaaagaaagagagtaaaCATTGGGAAATTTGTGACTCTTCAAGCTAGGTCAACATGGTTTCTTATATCACGGTTATTGTCACAAcaggtatattgtgacacccctagtGCTAACAAGTGAAATTATCTTTGCGAAATTAAACCAccaatgtatttgtaaaaaaatgtagtcAGATAAATGGTCGGCTAAATACTGCTCTTATAAACTCTACAGCGTTCAAAACCCCTTTACGCTAGATGGCAGTTGTGTAATGTGCTGCGGCCGAGGTGGATATCGAGCAGGTCTGAGGAGCACATGCACACTCTCAAGCTCTTCTTTTAAGGCCAGTAGAGACCCCACGGAATCCAGAAACATGTGGGAACAATTTGGGCCCagacatttatttctttgttttactgCTTGGCTCTCCGTCGGACAGAGTGTCGGGCCGGGCCACAGGCTGTCTGGATCATGTCAGGGGCCGTGAGGATCAGGTTTCTGGGACGAGTCGCCAGGCCAGACGGAGAAGGAGggtgtgcgagagagagactTGAGGAGTTCGAACTAGACAGAAGGATCTCTGGTGGGAGGAAACTGACCTACTCTTTCAACCCTCAACCCCTCTTAGAAAAGCCACGTTAGCCTGCGAGCGAAGCCAGGGCACCAGCTGAGAAAACAAAATACTCCTCTCCATCACTACCACCGCTCCCTTTTCCACTTTTTTTATAAGGACATATTTCAGCAGCTAGTGGACGGGCCATTGAATTAAAAGATtattcactcattcacttctGAAGTTTTATGTCCCCCTTTCTCAGTTTTTCTTATCTTTTCTGTCTCTTATAGTCCCGTCCAGACGAGGAGACTTGGAGGAACTGGGCTACTGCTTGCTCCACTGGCAGTGTGGAACTCTGCCCTGGCGGTCTTTTCTCAGGAACCCAGCTGAGGTCCAGGATGCAAAGGCCAAGTATGCTCTCCCCCCTTTCACCGCAGGTCTATGCTTTGAGTTGTGTGTAGTGGCCACTGATCAGAGGCCCCATTTGCTTATTCAGCCTAAATTATTCACTCAACTCTTTGTTAAACCTGCTTAAGTTGGTGGAGGAAATTGTCCCAAAGCCATATTTGGCAgtttaaaatagatttaaaagGTCTGTTCTATTTCGATTTGAGATGTACAACACAGTCTGATGCATGTAAAATGATGATAGTTGACCTCTTCTTTTGTCACTTTGACCACAGGCTAATGTCTAACCTGCCAGACTCCGTCACGAGCATGTCCACCTCTGGCTCCAGCACAGGTATGTATACGTTTGGTTCAGGGACTTAGTTGCCTCACCATAGCACAATCTCCTTGCTTCCCCTTCATCAACGGCCTCTAGCGTTCCTGGAGTATCTCCCCCCCTCCGCAGGGAGAGAGGGTATGCGTGTCTCCTGAATGGGGGCTTTGTGATCTATGATTATGATGAGGCCCTGTTCCCCCAACCTTGAGAGGCTGGCTGCAGCTGGACCAGGAAGATAAGACCTCTAACATGCATCACGGCCACGCACGTGGCGTACATTCAGTCGGGCTGCCACAAAGAGAACGTGCGGTGGCGTAGGACGGCACCCGAAGTATTTATTACAGTGAAGAATGGAAGGTGCCCGTATTAGATGCACATTTGTGTTCTGGAGGGTCTTCTACATAGGGCTCCTGCCACCATCCATTTGTTAGGATGATATGGTTTTTGTTTCCTTGGAATGAAAATGTAGTCCGTTGTCAGTGGCCCGGACGTTTCTGTAAGCATCTAGGTCAGCCGCGGGATGCATCCGCATAAAGCATGCGGACCATTTCAGCTGGGGTTTATCTGTGAATTATGCAAATCTGCAGATGCAGTCTTCATGGCTATTAGGAACTCACTTTTTAAGGAGGACACGTCTTGGTGGTTTCGGAGGCATCACGATGAGGCATCTTGTAGCTTGTCCTGCTAAACACCAAATGTACGTTGTTTAACTTTTGCAATATTTTATCTTGTTACCAACAGATGTCTTTCTTTTATTCTTCTCAGAAGAGATCGCCAGGTTCCTGTTATACGTAAAGGGCCTAAGCTACAATGAAAAGCCGGACTATCAGGTCCTAAAGAAAGTTCTGTCAGGAACGGGGCTGCAAGGCCCACTGGACCTCTCTAGGCCGAGAACGTCTGAGACATCCAGGCCAGCCACACAAAGGGTGAGTGTGTGATGCTTTGGCACAGCAGCCTAGTAGTCTTAATAGAGACCAGATAAGCTAGAGCTGGAGCATTCAGGGAAGCCGGTGGGCTGCGGCAGATTTATCTGTCTGGGAGAGAGAAGATTCTTAGGTTTGGGAGGCCTCCCGTGACCCTTTCCATGCTACACTGACTCCCACTCTTGTTCTGGGATGTCAGATCGGCCTGTTGGCTGTGTTAGAAGTGAGATTTGGGAGATTTACACAGTGGTCACAATCCTTTAGTTTAGAGCAGTATACcttcttacattttttgtatgCATGCATTTATGTAGTTGCTATACATGTATTAAGCGCTTAAAATACATCACGCTGGGTTTCTGCTTACCCTATCCAGCAGATGATGCAGGTAATAATGGCACTTTTCCCTGTTTAAGGGGAACGACTGGTGAATCTTGACCGTGGTGTCATAGGTTAACCTCCGCTCACCTTTCCAAAAAGCTTATTGGATGACAAGAGGTCTGAAATGGAGAGGGCTTAATTTCAGTGAAATCACTTCACAGTTCACTGCGAACTTGAACCGCTGAACTTTACGAAAACCCAAGCAACCCAATTTGGGGCTGTTGAATACACACATTTTGCCGAGGCTAAAAGATCACCGGTTAGAATTGCCTCTTATCTTCATGTGGAGATGTCCAGCAGTTTGATCCGTGGTTCAATGGAGAGGGCTCGGCGTTGAGGATCTTGAGATGGGTTGTTCACCATTTGCTAGTGCTTCGATATGAAGCCAGTCTGCGCAATAACTGATCCTATGGACATTTAAGTAATGCATGTTTAgatcaaaagtgttttgaaaaagaaCCAGGAATCATGCTCTTGTGGAATTAAACAATACATGTTCAGAAACTTCAGAAAGGAatttaaaggattagttcaccttcagaattaaaattatatcatcatttactcaacctgttGTCTaattttcttctgcataacacaaaagaagatattttgaaaaatggtaaccaaaaccattggtccccattaacttttattgtattgacacaaaaccaatgcaagacaATGGGGATCAACGATTTTCTTTAACCaacaatcttcttttgtgttaagcagaagaaagtaagtcatactggtttgaaatgacaagagggtgagcgaataatgacagaatttttattttaaaggtgaacaGTTCCTTTAATTTTGTCTGGTGTTAGATTTGGAATGTGTTGCAtaatataaaaatcatgttaaTGTCCTTAAATATGGATTTAACGTCGGGATTTGTTTAAACAATGATTCTTCTGTTTAAAACTTTGGTAGTCTGGGTGACAGTTCAGTATCAGCATATTTCAGCAGCATAGAAAGATGAGAGTCCTTGATATATAGTCCTTCCAAAGCATTCTGAAGAACTCTGTGTCTTTTTCCTCTGACCGTACCTTTTAAACACATGGAAAATATCAGTGTCAACACCAAGGGCATTAGGATTTGAATCCCCTTTTCTTTGTAGTCAGATTTTTTCTATGGTTCTGTTCATCTTCTAGAAGATCTAGCTATagttcatttgaataaaagctAAAACAACATCATCAATGTCCCCCTCGTGTCCTAGCTCTCCCGAAACCACGAGGCTAGCCGCTACTTGTGTCGATCCAACACTCCTGGAGTTTATTTTGCCTACAGCTGACCTCGTGGTGATCTGTGGCCAATTTTAGTTTGGACAGTTGCCACCTTAGGGAGAGAAGGAGATGTCATCAATCAGGTTAGGTCCTCTCCTCTCTGGATCCAGGTCAGGGAGAGAGCATTGTGCATTCACAGGAGAGCGCGCTTAGAGACAAAAGTAAGTTAATTCCTTTAAATCTAATTTAACTTAACCTCCCACAGACCACAAGCCAACCCAAGCGTACTGACAAAAAACCTGCCAGATCAAAGCCTGTGGCAACCGTGGAGGAAGATGATGAGGAAGAGATGCCGGGGTCAACACCGAATAAAGACAGGAGCAGGACGAAAAGAGAGACACAGAAGCAGgtataattatacaaaaaattCTCAAATGGCCCATTTGACAGAATTTCGAGCAAACTGCTGTCccacatcaaaaaaaaaaacaattaagaaGCATTCAAGTATTCAAATCTTAGTTTTTTATTAAGATCCCTTCTATCATCTTAAGAAACCCACAATAATACTTATAATATCAGTAagcttaatatatataaaatcataatttattgggTACTTTCATTTGGGAGATGGGTGTCCTGAACCCAAATATCTATATTTCAATTTATGAAAAttacataatattattattttttctattgttgttttaaaaaagtgaagaagttctaaaaaatatttattttattttttatttttaaactttatgtaAAAATACGTGTCCCGGATTTTAATGTCAGTACCAAAACTGTGCGTGTTTTAGTCCATTGGCTGATAGTGATTTTAGCCACAACCCTACATTTTTGATCAAGAATCATTATTGTGTGCCTTTCTCTAATTGCTACATGGTGAGTAGATCAGGCTAATcattttgaagtaaatgtgttcaaaagtCAGAAAATCTGGGTATCACTTTAAGGAACGTCatttttgggcattattccataaaaatagtttttatgtgTGTAGATCTGTTCATAACTGAGCTTGCAAACCATGTGTTGATTAGCATCTTTGAGTTAGGCTCAAAAGTATGAAAAAATTGTAGAGAGAAAAAAGAACACTTAATcctttgtttgaaaaaataaacaaaattctGTACAGTTATGCAAATCATTAGTATTTTAGTATGTTTTGCTAGTTATATAGAATGTGAGCTGTAGGTTTTCTATTATATATTAACTGTCAGATGTGTGTCTGCTGTATGTATTGGCTGCGTACGTGCAACATAGTTAGTTATTTGTATCAACATAAAAAGTTGAAAGTCTGATTCAGTTAAATATTGTGATCACTACCAAAACATTACCATCACTACTGAAAATGTGTGTCACGACCGAAACATGGGATGTTTGGTCAAAAATAAAGTATTGAAGTATCAACAAAGATGTTATGATAGTGTTTggtataatgtatatatatactataatgAATCCTTAACTATGCAGTTGGTATTATCAATTTTATGCCTTTTACAAAGAATGATTGtattcaaaatacaacaaatctcaTAAATGACACTTTAATTATTGATTTACATGTGGATTTCTTTTAAATagctaaaaatatatttaaaaagtacatttaaacaaaatcttaatatgtaaacacaattgttcttttaaaatgatttaatattgtgttttggCAGTGACACAATTTGGGGAGAGCAAGAATTTTCAgaaactttttgaaaaataaatatgaaaattaactgCTTAATTACTAGATTTTGATCCTCTGATATTATACAACTTGCATACATTAAAAATTTCTGGGgagaaaatctgtaaaatggcCCATATAACAGACAAAATAGACATGTTTAACGTAGTAAATCAAACCATTTTTTCTTATGCaatcttaaaacaaacacaacacttaTGGTGGGACAACCATCAAACACCAACAAATATCGATAACGATATCGGAGtgatttagttttgtttgttttgacttttACAGAGACCACACAGACCTATCACAGCCACTAAAGGCAGTTCTCAACAAAGGTCTGCATTCCTAGACAGTGATGAAGACTCGAGTGACAAAGAGAGCCTACCTCCACGAGCTCATCCTAAAACAAGAGCGGGAGGAAGACAGAGACAGACGCTACAGCAAGTAATACCAACAGCAGAGCACATCACAAATGCCCACACAAACCACAATCAATAATTCTTTTCATAGCAATCCAAACAGATCGAAGTTGTAAATGCATCACAGTcgcaagaaataaaaatatgctgGGCGAGTTTTATTTGACACAAATTATAATAACAAATTATcctctcatttacatttaatgagAAAAGATAAAAACTGCTCCTACTAAACAGGAAAGGAGGAAAGCTGATTTTTATGGTGAGGCACGGGGAACCGAAAGGAGAAGAAATAACTATGAGCATCAGCGTGGATATACTGGGGGACTAAATGATGACCGTAGAGAATCCGGCAGAGAAGACGACTACTGGGGAAACTACAGTAGAAAACATAACTGTAATCACAACCGTCGGGAAGAGGCTGTTTATAGTGAAGATCACTGGGGGAGTTCTGTTTGTGAATGGGAAAATGAATGGACTCCACACGGTTACAGGGAAGCAGATGGCCTCCGAAAATCAGTGAATGGTCCAAAATGGGGCATCAGGTCAACCAAACACAAATGGATCttgattcttttatttattgtgataTTGACTGCTGTTGG of Triplophysa dalaica isolate WHDGS20190420 chromosome 11, ASM1584641v1, whole genome shotgun sequence contains these proteins:
- the vrk2 gene encoding serine/threonine-protein kinase VRK2 isoform X2, whose amino-acid sequence is MPPKKYTLSSELPDGWILTDSEKKKWRIGKIIGRGGFGLIYLASGDVHVPVRDDTDFVIKVEYHENGPLFSELKFYQRAAKPDTMNKWKKSKCLEFLGIPTYGGSGLSEYKETRYRFMVMDRLGTDLQKVIEENGGQLRKPTVLRLGVLMMDVLEYIHDNEYVHADIKAANLLLGHRDPNKVYLADYGLSYRYCPNGQHKEYKENPKKGHNGTIEYTSIDAHKGVVPSRRGDLEELGYCLLHWQCGTLPWRSFLRNPAEVQDAKAKLMSNLPDSVTSMSTSGSSTEIARFLLYVKGLSYNEKPDYQVLKKVLSGTGLQGPLDLSRPRTSETSRPATQRTTSQPKRTDKKPARSKPVATVEEDDEEEMPGSTPNKDRSRTKRETQKQRPHRPITATKGSSQQRSAFLDSDEDSSDKESLPPRAHPKTRAGGRQRQTLQQERRKADFYGEARGTERRRNNYEHQRGYTGGLNDDRRESGREDDYWGNYSRKHNCNHNRREEAVYSEDHWGSSVCEWENEWTPHGYREADGLRKSVNGPKWGIRSTKHKWILILLFIVILTAVGIVIRLRLFR
- the vrk2 gene encoding serine/threonine-protein kinase VRK2 isoform X1, which translates into the protein MPPKKYTLSSELPDGWILTDSEKKKWRIGKIIGRGGFGLIYLASGDVHVPVRDDTDFVIKVEYHENGPLFSELKFYQRAAKPDTMNKWKKSKCLEFLGIPTYGGSGLSEYKETRYRFMVMDRLGTDLQKVIEENGGQLRKPTVLRLGVLMMDVLEYIHDNEYVHADIKAANLLLGHRDPNKVYLADYGLSYRYCPNGQHKEYKENPKKGHNGTIEYTSIDAHKGVVPSRRGDLEELGYCLLHWQCGTLPWRSFLRNPAEVQDAKAKLMSNLPDSVTSMSTSGSSTEEIARFLLYVKGLSYNEKPDYQVLKKVLSGTGLQGPLDLSRPRTSETSRPATQRTTSQPKRTDKKPARSKPVATVEEDDEEEMPGSTPNKDRSRTKRETQKQRPHRPITATKGSSQQRSAFLDSDEDSSDKESLPPRAHPKTRAGGRQRQTLQQERRKADFYGEARGTERRRNNYEHQRGYTGGLNDDRRESGREDDYWGNYSRKHNCNHNRREEAVYSEDHWGSSVCEWENEWTPHGYREADGLRKSVNGPKWGIRSTKHKWILILLFIVILTAVGIVIRLRLFR